One Solanum lycopersicum chromosome 4, SLM_r2.1 DNA window includes the following coding sequences:
- the LOC101264108 gene encoding polyadenylate-binding protein 3 isoform X2, with translation MAAVPQLPATVQIPAAVTASAAAAAVGVTPPPSPNVVGGTGSGGAGQYSLYVGDLDTAVDEGQLYEVFNQVAPVLSVRVCRDQSRRASLGYAYVNFTSTQDATTARELLNFTQVNGKPMRIMFSHRDPSLRKSGYANVFIKNLDSSIDNKALQDTFGAFGTVLSCKVAVDSNGQSKGYGFVQFDQDEAAQKAINRLNGMLINDKQVYVGYFIRGQERRGNVCEKFTNVYVKNLPESTSDEDLKKLFEKYGTITSAVVMTDSSGKSKCFGFVNFETWDAAASAVEELNGSSLNENVLYVGKAQKKSEREADLRAKFEQERASRFEKLKGANLYLKNLDDTVNDENLKELFVEYGTITSCKVMRDAKGSSKGSGFVAFSTPEEATRALNEMNGKLIGRKPLFVAVAQRKDERRVWLQTHFAQLRPTGLMTPPPGGMPGYHTGAPRLAPPQVYFGQAVAPQAAGFGYQQQFMPGLRPGVGPNFLLPYQFQRQGQHGRIGGRRGGTPHHQQQWNPGRFNPNGRNGMYPSISQGMMGSIMQAPFDASSAMTAPPLDIQRSNPVPPSTLASSLAFASPEDQHAMLGEQLFPLVEHIERDHAGKVTGMLLEMDQTEVLHLIESPDDLKEKVSEAMNVLRVAPASVGDKFGSLTLNE, from the exons ATGGCGGCGGTTCCTCAATTACCGGCTACAGTACAAATTCCGGCGGCTGTTACAGCGTCGGCGGCGGCGGCGGCTGTTGGAGTAACGCCACCACCTTCTCCGAATGTGGTGGGAGGAACGGGTAGTGGTGGTGCTGGTCAATATTCGCTGTACGTCGGAGATCTGGATACGGCGGTAGATGAAGGACAATTGTATGAAGTTTTTAATCAGGTTGCACCAGTGTTGTCTGTTAGGGTTTGCAGAGATCAATCACGGCGAGCGTCCCTTGGTTACGCTTACGTAAACTTCACTTCCACACAAGATG CTACTACTGCAAGGGAGTTGTTGAATTTTACTCAAGTGAATGGAAAACCTATGAGGATAATGTTCTCTCACAGAGATCCTAGCTTGCGGAAGAGCGGCTATGCTAATGTGTTCATTAAGAACCTGGACTCGTCGATAGATAACAAGGCTTTGCAGGACACTTTTGGTGCCTTTGGAACAGTTCTGTCCTGCAAGGTAGCTGTGGATAGTAATGGTCAATCAAAAGGCTATGGTTTTGTACAGTTTGATCAGGATGAAGCTGCTCAGAAAGCAATCAATCGATTAAATGGTATGTTGATAAATGATAAGCAAGTGTATGTTGGCTACTTCATTCGTGGTCAAGAAAGGAGAGGAAATGTTTGTGAAAAATTCACAAATGTTTATGTGAAAAACTTACCTGAATCTACTAGTGATGAAGATCTCAAGAAACTTTTTGAAAAGTACGGCACCATCACCAGTGCTGTAGTTATGACAGACTCTAGTGGGAAATCCAAGTGTTTTGGGTTTGTTAATTTTGAGACCTGGGATGCTGCAGCATCTGCAGTTGAAGAACTGAATGGTAGTTCATTGAATGAAAATGTTCTGTATGTTGGCAAAGCACAGAAGAAATCAGAGCGGGAAGCAGATCTTAGAGCCAAATTTGAACAAGAACGAGCTAGTCGATTTGAGAAACTAAAAGGTGCTaacttatatttgaaaaatcttgATGACACTGTGAATGATGAAAATCTGAAAGAACTATTCGTAGAGTATGGAACCATAACATCCTGCAAG gTGATGCGCGATGCAAAAGGGAGTAGCAAGGGTTCTGGATTTGTTGCCTTCTCCACCCCAGAGGAAGCCACACGAGCA TTGAATGAGATGAACGGCAAGTTGATAGGAAGGAAACCTTTATTTGTCGCTGTTGCCCAGCGCAAGGATGAAAGAAGAGTGTGGCTACAG ACACATTTTGCTCAGCTGCGACCAACTGGGCTAATGACTCCTCCTCCTGGAGGTATGCCTGGGTATCACACTGGGGCACCTCGACTTGCTCCTCCACAGGTCTACTTTGGTCAAGCTGTAGCACCTCAAGCTGCTGGATTTGGCTACCAGCAACAATTCATGCCCGGACTTCGTCCAGGTGTTGGTCCAAATTTCCTCTTGCCCTATCAGTTTCAGCGTCAAGGACAACATGGACGTATTGGTGGAAGGAGGGGAGGAACTCCTCATCATCAGCAGCAG TGGAACCCCGGAAGGTTCAATCCAAACGGACGAAATGGCATGTATCCTAGCATCTCTCAAGGTATGATGGGATCAATTATGCAAGCACCATTTGATGCTTCTTCTGCTATGACAGCTCCTCCCTTGGATATTCAACGCTCTAACCCAGTTCCACCGTCAACACTTGCTTCTTCATTGGCCTTTGCTTCTCCAGAAGATCAGCATGCG ATGCTTGGAGAGCAGTTATTTCCACTAGTGGAACACATTGAACGCGATCATGCTGGTAAAGTTACTGGAATGTTGCTTGAGATGGATCAGACTGAGGTGCTTCATCTCATTGAGTCCCCTGATGATCTTAAGGAGAAAGTCTCCGAGGCTATGAATGTTCTTCGCGTAGCGCCAGCTAGTGTTGGTGACAAGTTTGGATCACTCACCCTCAATGAATGA
- the LOC101264108 gene encoding polyadenylate-binding protein 3 isoform X1 has protein sequence MAAVPQLPATVQIPAAVTASAAAAAVGVTPPPSPNVVGGTGSGGAGQYSLYVGDLDTAVDEGQLYEVFNQVAPVLSVRVCRDQSRRASLGYAYVNFTSTQDATTARELLNFTQVNGKPMRIMFSHRDPSLRKSGYANVFIKNLDSSIDNKALQDTFGAFGTVLSCKVAVDSNGQSKGYGFVQFDQDEAAQKAINRLNGMLINDKQVYVGYFIRGQERRGNVCEKFTNVYVKNLPESTSDEDLKKLFEKYGTITSAVVMTDSSGKSKCFGFVNFETWDAAASAVEELNGSSLNENVLYVGKAQKKSEREADLRAKFEQERASRFEKLKGANLYLKNLDDTVNDENLKELFVEYGTITSCKVMRDAKGSSKGSGFVAFSTPEEATRALNEMNGKLIGRKPLFVAVAQRKDERRVWLQQTHFAQLRPTGLMTPPPGGMPGYHTGAPRLAPPQVYFGQAVAPQAAGFGYQQQFMPGLRPGVGPNFLLPYQFQRQGQHGRIGGRRGGTPHHQQQWNPGRFNPNGRNGMYPSISQGMMGSIMQAPFDASSAMTAPPLDIQRSNPVPPSTLASSLAFASPEDQHAMLGEQLFPLVEHIERDHAGKVTGMLLEMDQTEVLHLIESPDDLKEKVSEAMNVLRVAPASVGDKFGSLTLNE, from the exons ATGGCGGCGGTTCCTCAATTACCGGCTACAGTACAAATTCCGGCGGCTGTTACAGCGTCGGCGGCGGCGGCGGCTGTTGGAGTAACGCCACCACCTTCTCCGAATGTGGTGGGAGGAACGGGTAGTGGTGGTGCTGGTCAATATTCGCTGTACGTCGGAGATCTGGATACGGCGGTAGATGAAGGACAATTGTATGAAGTTTTTAATCAGGTTGCACCAGTGTTGTCTGTTAGGGTTTGCAGAGATCAATCACGGCGAGCGTCCCTTGGTTACGCTTACGTAAACTTCACTTCCACACAAGATG CTACTACTGCAAGGGAGTTGTTGAATTTTACTCAAGTGAATGGAAAACCTATGAGGATAATGTTCTCTCACAGAGATCCTAGCTTGCGGAAGAGCGGCTATGCTAATGTGTTCATTAAGAACCTGGACTCGTCGATAGATAACAAGGCTTTGCAGGACACTTTTGGTGCCTTTGGAACAGTTCTGTCCTGCAAGGTAGCTGTGGATAGTAATGGTCAATCAAAAGGCTATGGTTTTGTACAGTTTGATCAGGATGAAGCTGCTCAGAAAGCAATCAATCGATTAAATGGTATGTTGATAAATGATAAGCAAGTGTATGTTGGCTACTTCATTCGTGGTCAAGAAAGGAGAGGAAATGTTTGTGAAAAATTCACAAATGTTTATGTGAAAAACTTACCTGAATCTACTAGTGATGAAGATCTCAAGAAACTTTTTGAAAAGTACGGCACCATCACCAGTGCTGTAGTTATGACAGACTCTAGTGGGAAATCCAAGTGTTTTGGGTTTGTTAATTTTGAGACCTGGGATGCTGCAGCATCTGCAGTTGAAGAACTGAATGGTAGTTCATTGAATGAAAATGTTCTGTATGTTGGCAAAGCACAGAAGAAATCAGAGCGGGAAGCAGATCTTAGAGCCAAATTTGAACAAGAACGAGCTAGTCGATTTGAGAAACTAAAAGGTGCTaacttatatttgaaaaatcttgATGACACTGTGAATGATGAAAATCTGAAAGAACTATTCGTAGAGTATGGAACCATAACATCCTGCAAG gTGATGCGCGATGCAAAAGGGAGTAGCAAGGGTTCTGGATTTGTTGCCTTCTCCACCCCAGAGGAAGCCACACGAGCA TTGAATGAGATGAACGGCAAGTTGATAGGAAGGAAACCTTTATTTGTCGCTGTTGCCCAGCGCAAGGATGAAAGAAGAGTGTGGCTACAG CAGACACATTTTGCTCAGCTGCGACCAACTGGGCTAATGACTCCTCCTCCTGGAGGTATGCCTGGGTATCACACTGGGGCACCTCGACTTGCTCCTCCACAGGTCTACTTTGGTCAAGCTGTAGCACCTCAAGCTGCTGGATTTGGCTACCAGCAACAATTCATGCCCGGACTTCGTCCAGGTGTTGGTCCAAATTTCCTCTTGCCCTATCAGTTTCAGCGTCAAGGACAACATGGACGTATTGGTGGAAGGAGGGGAGGAACTCCTCATCATCAGCAGCAG TGGAACCCCGGAAGGTTCAATCCAAACGGACGAAATGGCATGTATCCTAGCATCTCTCAAGGTATGATGGGATCAATTATGCAAGCACCATTTGATGCTTCTTCTGCTATGACAGCTCCTCCCTTGGATATTCAACGCTCTAACCCAGTTCCACCGTCAACACTTGCTTCTTCATTGGCCTTTGCTTCTCCAGAAGATCAGCATGCG ATGCTTGGAGAGCAGTTATTTCCACTAGTGGAACACATTGAACGCGATCATGCTGGTAAAGTTACTGGAATGTTGCTTGAGATGGATCAGACTGAGGTGCTTCATCTCATTGAGTCCCCTGATGATCTTAAGGAGAAAGTCTCCGAGGCTATGAATGTTCTTCGCGTAGCGCCAGCTAGTGTTGGTGACAAGTTTGGATCACTCACCCTCAATGAATGA
- the LOC101264413 gene encoding uncharacterized protein — MPTVFIAVQCCECSTMQVKQQKKSSNKWTCVVCNQKQSVRKVFAQGYKAKEIRLFVQSFNMSRQFTDQLPVIDREEIETLDIEEQNLSHGSLKRKDWTEYLDPEEDAIGTDEVSGDVVEPKIVTELPKELFRRPRLNNYSAVAGNFKPVFSKRNARKQSTSQGYRNAQNTEVEPSKHQATMASVISKWGDNRTTPLDVSAQPAANSVCKLNEGINLYDNDNYRNEGELGYGMSVHRSQPKTANKVSKWAEYITEDEDDCLSQFASGRGFTSELNEYIIRNDHDDYINGEGNLDYSKSEERCNPNTTNKVSKWTEYIIEDEDDCYSKFASGRGSTSDVNRWSGNTFETSLKDQRLDDEEIHPDFL, encoded by the exons ATGCCGACGGTTTTTATCGCCGTTCAGTGTTGCGAATGCTCCACCATGCAG GTAAAGCAGCAGAAGAAGAGTAGCAACAAATGGACCTGCGTGGTTTGTAATCAGAAACAGTCTGTTCGGAAAGTGTTCGCCCAGGGGTATAAGGCTAAGGAAATTCGCCTATTTGTTCAGAGTTTCAATATGTCTCGCCAATTTACGGATCAATTGCCTGTGATAGACAGAGAAGAAATTGAAACCCTAGATATCGAAGAGCAGAATCTAAGTCATGGAAGTTTGAAGAGAAAGGATTGGACAGAGTACCTTGATCCAGAAGAAGATGCAATTGGAACTGATGAAGTTTCAG GAGACGTTGTGGAGCCGAAGATTGTGACGGAGTTACCCAAAGAATTATTCAGAAGGCCTAGGTTGAACAACTACTCTGCTGTTGCAGGTAATTTCAAACCAGTTTTCTCAAAGCGGAATGCCAGAAAACAAAGCACATCTCAAGGTTACCGGAATGCACAAAACACAG AAGTTGAACCAAGCAAACATCAGGCAACAATGGCATCGGTGATATCCAAGTGGGGAGATAATAGAACAACTCCACTAGACGTGTCTGCTCAGCCAGCAGCAAACAGTGTTTGCAAACTGAATGAAGGCATCAACTTATATGACAATGACAATTATAGAAATGAAGGAGAACTTGGTTATGGAATGTCAGTACACAGAAGTCAGCCAAAGACGGCCAACAAAGTCTCCAAATGGGCCGAGTACATAactgaagatgaagatgattgTCTCTCACAGTTTGCTAGTGGGAGAGGATTCACGTCTGAATTAAATGAATATATCATCCGAAATGACCATGACGATTATATAAATGGTGAAGGAAATCTTGATTATAGCAAGTCAGAAGAGAGATGTAATCCAAACACAACCAACAAAGTCTCCAAATGGACCGAGTACATaattgaagatgaagatgattgTTACTCGAAGTTTGCAAGTGGGAGAGGATCCACATCTGATGTCAACAGATGGAGTGGCAATACCTTTGAGACCTCATTGAAGGATCAAAGACTAGATGACGAAGAAATCCACCCCGATTTTCTCTAG